In Saccharomyces eubayanus strain FM1318 chromosome VI, whole genome shotgun sequence, the DNA window TGCCTCAAACTTCCTGCTCTCCGGGGCTCCCAACAGGAACGTGTTGGTCGTATCCACTGGGACGTTTTCCGACCGGTTTGCAGACTGTCTGCGCAACTACGGTGCCCAGGTGGACGTTGTGGGCCCCACCAAGATAGGCGAGTCTGTTCCTCAAGAACTGATTGCTGAGAAGCTGGCGCACAAGAAGTACGGTGCTGTCACAGTCACACACGTCGACACCTCTACGGCGGTGTTGTCGGACCTGAAAGCAGTCTCGCAGCTCATCAAGGACATCTCGCCGGAAACGTTCTTCGTGGTTGATGCGGTGTGCTCGATTGGCTGCGAGGAGTTTAAGTTTGACGACTGGGGGGTGGACTTTGCCCTGACTGCGTCCCAGAAGGCCATTGGCGCTCCAGCAGGCCTGTCAATCTCGCTGTGCAGCAGCAGGTTCATGGACTACGCCCTCAACGACCGCGAGAACGGCCAAGTGCACGGCTACTTCTCGTCTTTGAGAAGATGGGCCCCGATCATGCAGGGATACGAGGCTGGTAAAGGTGCGTACTTCGCTACCCCACCCGTGCAGCTGATCAACAGTCTCGACGTGGCCTTGAGAGAGATCCTCGACGAGGGGTTGACCAAGAGATGGGATTTGCACCGTGAAATGAGCGACTGGTTCAAAGACAGTCTGGTGAACGGCTTGCAGTTGACGTCCGTTTCTCGGTACCCTTCGAGCATGTCTGCACACGGCCTGACCGCCGTTTACGTTGCTGACCCTCCCAGTGTCATTGCATTTTTGAAGTCTCATGGCGTGGTTATTGCCGGTGGTATCCACAAGGACATCGGACCCAAGTACATCCGTATTGGCCACATGGGCGTGACCGCTTGTAACAAGAGCTTACCGTACATGAAAAACTGCTTCGACTTGATTAAGTTGGCACTTCAGAGAAAGAAGTGATTACGTacgtatatgtatataatataatatattcttctttatgGCTTTTCCAGTTCTTGCAAGATTCTGTGGCAGTCCCATCTCTCACTTGGTGAAAACGAAACCATTCCTAGAATGCAATTAACGAACGTTTCTTTGACTTTCACGTCCACAATCTCATTAAGCCGAGGCATGTTCCTCTCGATGGCGTTGATTTGTACGTCCTTCCCCTGGTCGAGTATGTAGTTCCCATCGCCATCCGCACCAAACATTCCAACAAAGGCGTCTACAGACCCATGTTTTGCAACGGCGTCCCACTTCTCGAGAGACGGTATGCCCAGCTTATCGAAGATCGAGCAGATCAATCTGAAGTCGCTCCCATCCAGGTTCATTTCGTCGCTGCCATCATTAATCATCGCCGGAACGTGTCCCATCCGATCTGTTTCCCTCTGAAACCATTGGGAGACAATAATCAGTAGTGACCAAACGTCCACTCCGCCATCGTAGCATCTCACCCCGAACAGAACCTCGGGTGCCTTGTATATCCCCGTGCTTATATCTGTGATCTTACCATCCATGGGCTCCATGCTTGTTTGTGGTTTGCTTTCCATGTCATATGATATACCGAAATCAATTATGTACAGCCTTGGGGAGTCAGTCGTGGTGCCAGCCGTCAGCACAATGTTCTGTGGCTTGATGTCACGGTGGATGATCTTGTTATCGTGTAAGAAGGCAATGCCCTTCACCAGTTGCTGGAAAAAGGGCAGACAATGCCTGTTTACATCCAATTGATTAGTGTACCTTTTCACTGGCGGGCTCGCAGCGGTTTCGTTGGTGGGGTTCAGCAAATCGTAGTATGGATTGTTCATTCttctatcttttttatactGCGATTGCATGAATTCATAAAGATTCATCTCCTCGAAAGCAAATAGCAACAGCAGGTCATCTTCAAGGGTCTTGGACTCTAGCAATGGTAACACATGCCGACATCGGGAACCCACTTTGTGTAGTATTGATAGTTCAAATTGGGCATTATGTGGTGGGATATTGAAGTCTTGCGGTAAACATTTGATGGCGTATGCATTTGATTTGTAAATCCTAGCGGTTCTTGTCGAGCAGATCAATTCACACTGTGTAAGGTCTAAATCATCTAGTATCATTGGGATGGGTGTGCACTTTTTTGCCTCTCTTCTCCACTTACCTTTCTTTATTATGGGGTTCttatttgtatttttgttttttgggATCAAAATGCACAAACTGCTTCATAGCTCATTTGATCAAAACACATATTCAATCTATCTTATATATTTTCCGTAAAGGTTTTGAGGCTATATATGCTTATCTATATACCGATCTCTTTGTCAGGGATCTGGTTATCACGCTTCAACCATTCTAGTGCTAACGGATGCAAACTGTTCACTTTACTAATGACAACCTTATCGCTGTCTTCATCAAAGGCCACTTGGCCGTTAACTTTGGCGTTGACCACCTCGGAAAACTCCACATCCTTGAGAAAGTCCAGCTTGTTGAGGATCTTACCAGATTTCATATGGTACACTTGGTCAGGCCATTTGGCCAATCCATCAAAAATATGCGTAGCGTAAACCACTGAGCATCTTCTGGTTTCA includes these proteins:
- the AGX1 gene encoding alanine--glyoxylate transaminase, yielding MANSVDTLLIPGPIILSEAVQKALDVPSLGHTSPEFISVFQRVLQNTRTVFNSAATSKSQPFVLAGSGTLGWDLFASNFLLSGAPNRNVLVVSTGTFSDRFADCLRNYGAQVDVVGPTKIGESVPQELIAEKLAHKKYGAVTVTHVDTSTAVLSDLKAVSQLIKDISPETFFVVDAVCSIGCEEFKFDDWGVDFALTASQKAIGAPAGLSISLCSSRFMDYALNDRENGQVHGYFSSLRRWAPIMQGYEAGKGAYFATPPVQLINSLDVALREILDEGLTKRWDLHREMSDWFKDSLVNGLQLTSVSRYPSSMSAHGLTAVYVADPPSVIAFLKSHGVVIAGGIHKDIGPKYIRIGHMGVTACNKSLPYMKNCFDLIKLALQRKK
- the CAK1 gene encoding cyclin-dependent protein kinase-activating kinase CAK1, translating into MILDDLDLTQCELICSTRTARIYKSNAYAIKCLPQDFNIPPHNAQFELSILHKVGSRCRHVLPLLESKTLEDDLLLLFAFEEMNLYEFMQSQYKKDRRMNNPYYDLLNPTNETAASPPVKRYTNQLDVNRHCLPFFQQLVKGIAFLHDNKIIHRDIKPQNIVLTAGTTTDSPRLYIIDFGISYDMESKPQTSMEPMDGKITDISTGIYKAPEVLFGVRCYDGGVDVWSLLIIVSQWFQRETDRMGHVPAMINDGSDEMNLDGSDFRLICSIFDKLGIPSLEKWDAVAKHGSVDAFVGMFGADGDGNYILDQGKDVQINAIERNMPRLNEIVDVKVKETFVNCILGMVSFSPSERWDCHRILQELEKP